In Herbinix luporum, a single window of DNA contains:
- a CDS encoding phosphatidate cytidylyltransferase: MFMTRLISSIILMAITITVVVLGNDLLFTTILAISLIGMTELYKIMKIEKALLGIIGYLAAILYYGLIYFKLQEYMMVLIIGFLLLLMISYVITYPSYRIEQVVIAFFGLFYVSVMLSYIYQVRIMEDGAILVWLIFIGAWGSDTCAYCVGMLIGKHKIVPRLSPKKSLEGSIGGVVGAALIGYIYALALGSKVTGIDNPRLLFAIIGAASSVISQIGDWAASAIKRNYNIKDYGNLIPGHGGILDRFDSMIFTAPIVYYLAEFF; encoded by the coding sequence ATGTTCATGACAAGATTAATTAGTAGTATTATCCTTATGGCCATTACCATAACGGTTGTAGTACTAGGAAATGACCTGCTGTTTACTACGATTCTTGCTATTTCCTTAATAGGCATGACAGAATTGTATAAAATCATGAAGATCGAAAAGGCTTTACTTGGGATAATAGGATATTTGGCTGCAATCCTTTATTATGGTCTGATATATTTTAAACTTCAGGAATATATGATGGTATTGATCATAGGCTTCCTCCTGTTACTTATGATATCCTATGTAATAACTTATCCCAGCTATAGAATTGAACAGGTAGTTATTGCTTTCTTTGGCTTATTTTATGTCAGTGTCATGTTGTCCTATATATATCAAGTTCGTATTATGGAGGACGGTGCCATTTTAGTCTGGCTAATTTTTATAGGAGCTTGGGGATCTGATACCTGTGCTTACTGTGTAGGTATGCTTATTGGAAAACATAAGATAGTGCCGAGACTTAGTCCAAAAAAATCCTTAGAAGGCTCAATAGGTGGAGTAGTAGGTGCAGCCTTAATAGGATATATATATGCATTGGCTTTAGGAAGTAAAGTTACCGGTATCGATAATCCCCGCCTATTATTTGCCATTATAGGTGCGGCCTCTAGTGTTATATCACAAATCGGGGATTGGGCAGCCTCTGCTATAAAAAGAAATTATAATATTAAGGATTATGGTAATTTGATTCCCGGTCATGGTGGTATCTTAGACCGATTTGACAGTATGATATTTACAGCCCCTATTGTTTATTACTTAGCTGAATTTTTTTAG
- the frr gene encoding ribosome recycling factor: protein MDKRLEQYNTKMKKTIENLKEEYMTIRAGRANPRLLDKLRVDYYGQPSPLQAVANISVPEARVIQIQPWESKMIKEIEKVILASDLGVTPSNDGQVIRLVFPELTEERRKELVKDVKKRAENAKIAIRNIRRDANDSFKKMNKASEISEDEWKSLEDECQKLTDSFIDEIDKILDEKTKEVLTV, encoded by the coding sequence ATGGATAAAAGACTTGAGCAATATAATACTAAAATGAAAAAGACAATAGAAAACTTGAAAGAAGAGTATATGACAATCCGTGCAGGAAGGGCTAATCCTCGCCTTTTAGATAAGCTAAGAGTGGATTATTATGGACAGCCTTCACCCTTGCAGGCGGTTGCCAATATCTCTGTTCCGGAAGCTAGAGTAATCCAGATTCAACCTTGGGAGTCTAAAATGATTAAGGAGATTGAAAAGGTAATTTTAGCATCAGATTTGGGAGTTACTCCTTCCAATGACGGTCAAGTAATTCGACTGGTATTTCCTGAACTGACAGAGGAAAGAAGAAAAGAACTTGTTAAGGATGTTAAGAAAAGGGCTGAAAATGCAAAGATAGCTATCAGAAATATCCGTAGGGATGCCAATGATTCTTTCAAAAAAATGAATAAGGCCAGTGAGATTTCAGAAGATGAATGGAAGTCACTGGAGGATGAATGTCAAAAGTTGACTGATTCCTTTATTGATGAAATTGATAAAATATTGGATGAAAAAACAAAAGAAGTTCTTACTGTATAA
- a CDS encoding polysaccharide deacetylase family protein, whose amino-acid sequence MDKSTYRINIIPEDIKERKRKTALIVILLLLTLIPTILCIILGIRLGKLNNQVEKLVYNNKYKFEQYANASGTTNSNSELLNFVKKILGKDSNIAYVDEFDIGRIPNHSEISDKDNVSSDQEGKTEKDNTYKDSDKEPDNKNNINKDKDNKSSDSKKSNNEDADTKDAKKDKSDIKEKDSDKDITQKPPEKTDNKDQKKEESNKDNKDKKDKEDISKEEKESEANFKNKKVYLTFDDGPTYNTDKILDILAEYNVKATFFVIGSTDEVDKERYRRIVNEGHTLGMHSYSHDYNKIYNSLEDFDKDFTKLMKLLYDTTGYTPTIYRFPGGSLNHVSKSDMKIFIKYLIEKEMNYYDWNVVNGDAEGVDYTEEEMIDKVLEGVASKKTSIVLMHDGHGKEKTVASLPKLLEALISRGAEILPMDENVPLIQQIKVSSVD is encoded by the coding sequence ATGGATAAATCAACGTATAGGATAAATATAATACCTGAGGATATTAAGGAAAGAAAGAGAAAGACTGCATTGATTGTGATATTATTGTTACTTACCCTAATACCCACCATATTATGTATTATATTAGGAATACGTTTAGGCAAATTGAATAATCAGGTTGAGAAACTAGTATATAATAATAAATATAAATTTGAGCAATATGCAAATGCTTCAGGCACTACTAATAGTAATAGCGAACTTTTAAATTTTGTAAAAAAGATTCTTGGTAAAGATAGTAATATTGCCTACGTAGATGAATTTGACATAGGAAGGATTCCTAATCATTCTGAAATATCTGATAAAGATAATGTATCTTCAGATCAAGAAGGTAAGACGGAGAAGGATAATACATATAAGGACAGCGATAAAGAGCCTGATAATAAGAATAATATAAATAAAGATAAGGATAATAAAAGCTCTGACAGCAAAAAAAGCAATAATGAAGATGCCGATACTAAGGATGCAAAGAAGGATAAGTCTGATATCAAAGAGAAGGATTCTGATAAGGATATAACACAAAAGCCCCCTGAAAAAACTGATAATAAAGATCAGAAAAAGGAAGAGTCCAATAAAGATAATAAGGATAAAAAGGATAAAGAAGACATTTCCAAAGAGGAAAAAGAATCGGAAGCTAATTTTAAAAATAAAAAGGTATACTTAACTTTTGATGACGGTCCAACTTATAACACAGATAAAATTCTTGATATCTTAGCTGAATATAATGTTAAGGCTACTTTTTTTGTTATCGGTAGTACTGATGAAGTGGATAAGGAGAGATATAGAAGGATTGTAAATGAAGGACACACCCTTGGTATGCATTCTTATTCCCACGATTATAATAAGATATATAATTCTTTAGAAGATTTTGATAAAGACTTTACAAAACTAATGAAATTGTTATATGATACTACTGGATATACACCCACTATATACCGCTTCCCCGGAGGCAGCTTAAACCATGTCAGTAAAAGTGATATGAAAATATTTATTAAATACTTGATTGAAAAAGAAATGAACTATTATGACTGGAATGTAGTAAATGGGGATGCAGAAGGTGTAGATTATACAGAGGAAGAAATGATTGATAAAGTATTAGAAGGAGTGGCAAGTAAAAAGACTTCCATTGTACTTATGCATGATGGCCATGGTAAAGAAAAGACTGTAGCTTCTTTGCCAAAGCTATTGGAGGCACTTATATCCAGAGGAGCCGAGATTTTACCTATGGATGAAAATGTTCCGCTTATTCAACAGATCAAGGTTAGCAGCGTAGATTAA
- the pyrH gene encoding UMP kinase, translating into MKKFNRVLLKLSGEALAGERKTGFDEDTCIRVAKQVKTLVDEGIEVSIVIGGGNFWRGRSSETIDRTKADQIGMLATVMNCIYVSEIFRYVGMNTKIFTPFSCGSMTELFSKDEALACMRNKGVAFLAGGTGHPYFSTDTATVLRAIELDCDIILMAKEIDGVYDSDPKLNPEAKKYDVISTQELLDKKLGVIDLTAAVLSIDNKMPMLLFGLSEEDSIIKAAQGNSNGTIVTV; encoded by the coding sequence ATGAAAAAATTTAACCGGGTTTTATTAAAGCTTTCAGGTGAGGCATTAGCCGGAGAAAGAAAAACTGGCTTTGATGAAGATACTTGTATCAGAGTCGCTAAACAGGTTAAGACACTGGTGGATGAAGGTATTGAAGTAAGCATAGTAATTGGCGGGGGTAATTTCTGGAGAGGAAGAAGCAGTGAGACTATCGACAGAACCAAGGCAGATCAGATTGGTATGCTTGCCACTGTTATGAATTGCATCTATGTATCTGAGATTTTCCGCTATGTAGGAATGAATACAAAGATTTTTACACCCTTTTCTTGTGGTAGCATGACGGAGCTATTTTCTAAGGATGAGGCTCTTGCGTGCATGAGAAACAAAGGGGTAGCCTTCTTAGCCGGAGGGACAGGGCATCCCTATTTTTCTACGGATACTGCAACTGTACTTCGGGCAATTGAACTAGATTGTGACATTATCTTAATGGCAAAAGAAATTGACGGAGTCTATGACAGTGATCCCAAATTAAATCCGGAAGCGAAAAAGTATGATGTAATTTCAACACAAGAGTTACTGGATAAAAAACTGGGTGTCATTGATCTTACGGCTGCTGTTCTTAGCATTGATAATAAGATGCCCATGCTCTTATTTGGGCTTTCCGAAGAAGATAGTATTATTAAGGCAGCCCAGGGAAATTCAAATGGTACAATAGTTACTGTTTAA
- a CDS encoding isoprenyl transferase yields the protein MSENNLNIPNHVAIILDGNGRWAKKRFMPRNYGHSQGSKVVEKICEDAYKIGIKYLTVYAFSTENWKRPKEEVDALMKLLKSYLETSIKTSKKNNMRVRIIGDITVLSKEFQEKIKELEEASKMNTGLNFQVAINYGSRDEIIRAVKTLSKDVKENRLALDDINEDLFSQYLDTKGIPEPDLLIRTSGEQRLSNFLLWQMAYTEFYFTDVLWPDFNKEELLKAIQYYSQRNRKFGGIS from the coding sequence ATGAGTGAAAATAATCTAAATATTCCAAATCATGTTGCCATAATCCTTGATGGCAACGGAAGATGGGCTAAGAAAAGATTTATGCCTAGAAATTATGGGCATTCTCAAGGAAGTAAGGTAGTAGAAAAAATCTGTGAGGATGCTTATAAAATAGGAATAAAATATCTGACAGTTTATGCGTTTTCTACCGAGAATTGGAAGAGACCTAAAGAGGAAGTAGATGCTTTGATGAAGCTTCTAAAAAGTTACTTAGAAACCAGTATTAAAACCAGTAAGAAGAATAATATGCGAGTTAGGATTATTGGTGATATTACAGTTCTTTCTAAGGAGTTTCAAGAAAAAATAAAGGAACTTGAAGAGGCTTCCAAGATGAATACCGGCCTGAATTTTCAGGTTGCAATAAATTATGGAAGCAGAGATGAGATAATTCGTGCTGTTAAGACCCTATCAAAGGATGTAAAAGAGAATAGGTTGGCACTTGATGATATAAATGAAGACTTGTTTTCTCAGTATTTAGATACCAAAGGGATTCCCGAACCGGATCTTTTAATAAGAACCAGCGGTGAACAGAGGCTGTCTAATTTCTTATTATGGCAGATGGCTTATACTGAGTTTTATTTTACTGATGTTCTTTGGCCTGATTTTAATAAGGAAGAATTATTAAAAGCTATCCAGTATTATTCACAAAGAAATCGAAAATTTGGTGGTATATCATAA
- a CDS encoding bactofilin family protein, translating to MASFKNFKEDFTKAVNQLIPEDNDESTAKDYMVDTLDDKKKYNMVQDTVQVKDSGTKEGTGYDGVEEKSEGFMEGNEVDMEENVDLELLDALNANTSEENVSAASVGDESETTIICKGTTINGDISTDGSLEIMGSITGDVECQGRLSISGKVIGNCTANEVYLSTERLEGSVKSESSIKVGLGTVVVGDIVGTSAVIEGAVKGEIDIKGPIIIDSTAVIKGNIKAKSIQINNGAVIEGFCSLSNSDIEIDNVFE from the coding sequence ATGGCTTCTTTCAAGAATTTCAAGGAGGATTTTACGAAAGCAGTTAATCAACTAATTCCGGAAGATAACGATGAAAGTACTGCTAAAGATTATATGGTAGATACCTTGGATGATAAAAAGAAGTATAATATGGTACAGGATACAGTTCAAGTTAAAGATAGCGGGACAAAAGAGGGTACCGGTTATGATGGTGTAGAAGAAAAATCAGAAGGATTTATGGAGGGCAATGAAGTAGATATGGAAGAAAACGTGGATCTAGAATTATTAGATGCTTTAAATGCCAATACTTCTGAAGAAAATGTAAGTGCAGCCTCTGTAGGTGATGAAAGTGAGACAACTATAATTTGCAAAGGCACTACTATCAACGGTGATATATCAACCGATGGTTCTCTAGAAATTATGGGTAGTATTACCGGTGATGTGGAATGTCAAGGAAGATTATCAATTAGCGGTAAGGTTATAGGTAATTGTACTGCTAATGAAGTTTATCTAAGTACAGAACGGCTAGAAGGCAGTGTTAAGAGTGAAAGTAGCATAAAGGTTGGATTAGGTACTGTTGTTGTAGGTGATATTGTAGGTACATCTGCTGTAATTGAAGGGGCAGTCAAAGGTGAGATTGACATTAAGGGTCCTATAATTATTGACTCCACTGCAGTTATAAAAGGAAATATCAAAGCAAAATCAATACAGATTAATAACGGTGCAGTAATCGAAGGATTCTGTTCACTTAGCAACTCTGATATTGAAATAGATAATGTTTTTGAATAA